One segment of Salvia splendens isolate huo1 chromosome 20, SspV2, whole genome shotgun sequence DNA contains the following:
- the LOC121781555 gene encoding uncharacterized protein LOC121781555 encodes MDNRFSEARIELLGCISCLDPRNSSSRFNDDQVIRLATLYHEEFSANDCSRLSLQLSNFIANVRCDPQFAALSNLGDVATEMIKSGKHLVFPLVYRIIELTLVLPVATASVERAFSAMKTIKTDLRNRMGDEWMNNSLIVYIEKDMFSTMDNKKILQRFQSMRTRRIQLPPL; translated from the coding sequence ATGGATAATCGATTTTCTGAAGCTAGAATCGAGTTGCTAGGATGCATATCATGTCTAGATCCAAGAAATTCTTCCTCTCGATTCAATGATGATCAAGTAATCCGTCTTGCTACTTTATATCACGAGGAATTCTCTGCAAATGATTGTTCACGTCTTTCACTTCAACTTAGTAATTTTATTGCTAATGTACGATGTGATCCTCAATTTGCTGCCTTAAGCAACTTAGGAGACGTTGCTACGGAAATGATCAAAAGTGGTAAGCATTTGGTTTTTCCGTTGGTTTATCGGATTATTGAGTTGACATTGGTTTTACCTGTTGCTACTGCTTCTGTTGAGAGAGCATTTTCTGCAATGAAGACTATCAAGACTGACTTGCGAAATCGGATGGGAGATGAGTGGatgaataatagtttaattGTGTACATTGAGAAGGACATGTTTTCAACGATGGATAACAAAAAAATCTTGCAACGTTTTCAATCGATGAGAACGCGTAGAATTCAGTTGCCACCGCTTTAG